GCACCACCACCGAATCCACCTGGGGCGGCGGATAAAAATTGCCCGGTGAGAGCGAAAAGAGCCGCGTTACCCGAAAATAATACTGCCCCAAAACGGAGAGAATCCCGTAATCCTTGGTGCCGGGCAGCGCGGTGAGGCGCGCCCCCACTTCCAGTTGCATCATGAGAACGGCCCGGCTGATGGCCGTGATATGCTCAATCAGCCTGAACAGCAGAGGAGAAGTGATTTGATAGGGCAGGTTGCCCACCACGACCAGGGGCCGGCCCGCGGCCTGGCTGGCTTCTTTAAAGTCGAATTCCAACACATCCTGGCAGACGATTTCGACCTCGGGAACCTCGTGAAACAAGTCTTCTTGAAGAAATCTGGCCAGGTCGGGGTCCCGTTCCAGGGCGATGACCCGGTGGGCGGCCTGGGCCAGGAAGGTGGTAAGCGCCCCTAACCCCGCGCCGATCTCCAACACCGTGTCCTGACCCTCCAGATCCAGGGCCGCGACAATGCGCCGGGCCTGGTGCGGATGGAGCAGAAAGTGTTGCCCCAGGGCCTTCTTAGGCTTCTGGCCCAGACGCAGCAGGAGGCTTTTGGGAGAGGTTGAAGACATCGAGAGCCCTTTGGGCTTTGCGCCGTTGATAGCGCCGCACGATCCACAGAGTCAGAAAATAGGCCACGATGGCCGGAGGAATGGCGATGATGATGCCGCCCACTTGCAGGGCCAGGCCCCCCTGCCAGAGGACGCAGAGCCACGCTTTAAAACTGAAAGTCTCCGGAAAGACCAAGGGCTTGCCGCGATACAGCAGGAATTGACCTACCTTATAAGCGGTGATGTAGATGGGCGCGATGGTCAAAGGGTTGCCGGCCTGGAGGCCGATTATGGCGGTAACCGGGGAGACCCGGAAGAGCGCGGCCAGAGACAGGGTGGCCACCAGATGGAAGGGGATGGTGGGGGTGACACCGATGAATACCCCCAGGGCCATGCCCCAGGCAATTTTGCGCGGGTCTTCCTGGAGGCGGAGGAATTTCAGCCATTGGTAGCGGAGAATGCGTCGTAAGCTCATAGAAAAATTAAGGGGAAGATTCCCGGCCGGCGCCGGCCCCTTCCTCCTTGAGCACGCGGCGCAGCACCTTGCCCACCAGGCTCTTGGGCAACTCGGTGCGAAATTCGATGATCTTGGGCACCTTGTAGACCGCAAGCAACCGGCGGCAATGGGCCTCGATGTCAGCCTTGGTCAGCCGCGCCCCATCTTTGGCCACGATGACCACTTTCACGGTTTCCCCCCGGTAAGCATCGGGCACTCCGAAAGCTGCGGCCTCCTTGACGCCGGGGTGCTGATAGAGCACCTCTTCCACTTCCCGGGGGTAGATTTTGTAGCCTCCGGCGATGATCAAATCCTTTTTGCGTTCTACGATATAAAAATAGCCGTCCTCATCCATGCGGGCCAGATCCCCGGTGTAAAGCCAGCCGTCCTTGAGGACCATGGCCGTCTCCTGGGGGTTGTGCCAATAGCCATCCATGACCTGGGGGCCAAAGATGACCAGTTCCCCTTCTTCGCCGGGCGGCATCTCCCGGTTGCCGGTTTCCGGGTCCATGATCTTCGCCAGGGTGCTGGGCAGGGGCAAGCCCATGCTGCCGGGCGGCCTTTTGCCCTGGACGGGATTAAGATGGGTGATGGGTGCGGCTTCGGTCAGGCCATAGCCCTCCATCATGGTGCAGCCGCTCAAGGCCTCGAAGCGGTCCCGGACTTCCAGGGGCAGGGGGGCCGAGCCGCTGATACAGGCCCACAAGGCGGATAAGTCAAGCTTGGGCAGACGGGGGTCGTTGATCAGAGCCACAAACAGGGTGGGGACCCCGGGCAGCATGGTGGGCCGGTATTTTTGCATGGCCTTTATGAAACTGTTGATCTCAAAGCGGGGCAGCACGATAATCGTGGCTCCCTGGGACATGGGCCAGTTGAGACAGGCGGTGAGCCCGAAGGAGTGGGAAAATGGCAAGAGGCCCATGACGCGCTCTTCATTGTACCGCACCCGGGACAGCCAGGCGCTGATCTGGGCCACATTGGCCATGAGATTGCCGTGCGTCAGCATGGCGGCCTTGGGGGTGCCGGTGGTGCCGCCGGTATATTGCAGGACCGCCAGGTCCCCGGGTTCCGGCAGGGTTGTATCGGTCAAAGGGGGATGTTTCAGCAACTGCCGCCAGGAGGAGCGCTCCGGCGCGGGCTCAAATCCCAGGGCCAGGCCGTCTCTCCGGGCTTTGAAAGGATAGAGCCACGAAAGGAGCCAGGGGAGGCTATCCGTCAGGCTGGTAATGATGGTTTGGGTCAGATCTACCTGCTCCTTAATCTCCTGAAGTTTCGGGAGAAAATGGTCCAGCACTATCAGCCACTTGGCGCCCGAGTCGGCAAGTTGGTGTCCCAATTCCTTGGCGCTGAGGAGGGGATTGAGCATCACCGCCACCGCGCCCAGTCGCAGGACGGCATGGTAGGCGATGACCAGTTGCGGGGTATTGGGCAGGAAAATACCGACACGCGCCCCTTTGGCCAGACCCAGGTTCATGAGGGCGTGGGCCAGGCGGGCGGTGAGCGTGTTCAGTTCGCCATAGGTGAAGGTCCGGCCGAAAAAGACCAGGGCCGGGGCTTGGGGAGATCGCTCTGCCGCGTGCAGTAAGAGGAACGGCAAGGAGGTTGTGACGGGCCCCACCGTCAGGGGCACTCCCGGGTCATAATGGCGTGCCCAGGGGAAGGTCATCAATCATCTCCCCTAATGCTGGTGAGAGCCTCCTTCCTGACATTCCGAGCAGGTGCAGGCTTCATGCTCTTTGAGATCCTCAGGGGTCGCCTCCCGCACCTCGCGGATGGTAAAGGAAACTTCCAGGTCTTTGCCCGCCAGGGGATGGTTAAAGTCGATGAGCACGGTTTCGGGCCGCACTTCCTGAATAATAAAGAATACCGGTTGGCCGTCTTCGTTTTCGGTCTCGAATACCAGACCCGGCTTTACCTCCACCTCCGGAGCGAAGTCGGAGCGAGGGACTTCCATAAGCAGTTCGTCGTCAAATTCGCCGTAGGCCTCCTCGGCAGAAAGGTTAATTATTTTGCCTTCACTTTCTTCCATGCCGATCAAGGCTTCCTCCAGGCCCGGAGGCATCGCTCCCCCGCCCATACAGAAAGAAATTTCTTCCGGCTTTCCATCGGGGGGATAAGTCTCTTCCTCCCCGAGGTTGATCAGATATTCGATGGTCACAAAGGAACTCTTATCAATTTTCATGGTGTTCTCCTGAGGCCGGAGGCAGCCAGCCCCTTAGTAGATAACTATAAAGATATGCGAAACCTCATCCAGAGCCAGGGCAGGCCGCCGGAAAAGGCCCGCAAAAGAGGGTCTTCGAGTCTGTTTAACGTTTGGTGCCCATAATGATTCGGCCGGTATTGAGCAGATTGCACGGTACGGTCTTTTGAACGGCAATGCCCACGTCTTTCATAACCCGGATGACATCCAGATCGGTGGTGAAACCGACGCGGACAAAAACCGGGGCCATCACGTCTTCGACGCGGCCCCACAGGCTGCCGTTTTGGGACCTGGTGTGATTAACCGCGATGATCTGACCGCCGGGCTTGACCACCCGGTGGATCTCCCGGCAGACTTTGTGAGGATCTTGGACGGTGGTGATGACATACGCGGCCATGACGAGGTCGAAATGGTTATCGGGAAAGTCCAGACGGGAGGCGTCCATGACGTGTAAGTCAAATCGGCTGCCGCTGTTGAGATGGGCAGCTTTTTTCCGGGCCTGGGCGATCATGGCATGGGAAATGTCTATCCCCACAAACCGGGTTTTGGGAGGGTAGAATTCCAGGGTGTTGCCAGGACCTACGCCAATCTCCAAGACCTTCTGGTGAGGGGTTCTGGGCACGTACTTGAAAGCTTGCCGGCGGCCGGGGCCCAGGATTTTACCGAAGACATAATCGTAGAAGGGTGAATAAAACGAATATAATTGTTCCATGTAGCGCGGATTAACCTGACATTTCATATAAAATCCTTTTTAGGGTAATAGACTAATCGGCAAGGCGTATCAGGAATGCCTCGGGAAAATCGCGGACCTTCCCAAAATGCTAAATTCTACCCTAATAGTTGTGTGATTGTAAATCGAAAAATTCCCGGCTCAACGGAAAGCATCATTTGGACCTGATCAACTCTACTTCCCAGGCATCTCTGGCCTGGTGGTATTCCAGGCGATAAATGCGGTCGCCCACCTTTACCTTGAAGCAGAGCGAGGCCTGCGTCACCCACTGCTCCATGATCTGGTCAATTTCCAGCCAGGTCCGGCCCCAGGTAAAACGCCGGGGGCGTTCGTGCAGTCGAAACCCGGAATATGACTCTACCCGGCACAGCATCAGGTTGGCGTCAGCTTATAAGTTACCGGTCACACCGGGTGATGGGCTGCGAGAACGTCGCATCCGGTTCCGCCGGTCCCGGTTGGGCTTGAAACCCGTTGCAATAGTAACACGGGTAATTTACAATGGCAATATCGTCAACGTAATTGTGTATTTGGCCCCCTCTAGGGGATGGCCTTTGCACATTTGGGCGTGGTGGGTATATTCTCATTGGCCGCGGGAGAGGTTTTAATACATGTCATTAAGAAAAAACATGGGATTTAGACGGGTGGTGATTACGGGCGTCGGGATGGTGACGTCCATGGGTATGGATACGCCCACCGTGTGGAGTCGACTGCTGGCCGGGAAATCGGGGGTGTCCAGGCTAAGCCGTTTTAATCCCGAAATTATTGAGCGCTATCGCATTCCTGAAGATTTTCCTATCATCGGCGGGGTGATGCATGATTTTGATTTGAAAGAAATTTTGCAGGCCCGCAAAGATGAAGTCACCAAAGAGGATTTGAAGCAAATCAAGTATACTGACCGGTTTACCCAGTTTGCCCTGGCTGCCAGTATGGAAGCGATTAAGGACTCGGGCCTCAACCTGGAGGCTGATGAGGACCCGGAACGGGCCGGAGTGATCATTGCCAGCGGCATGGGCGGGGTCAGTTCCTGGGAGGAAGGGGTTCAGAAACTTCTGGCCGAAGGCGTGCGCCGGGTTTCGCCTTTCCTGGTGCCCAAAATGATTCCCAATCTGGCGGCGGGCAACGTCTCCATCCGGTTCAAGGCCAAGGGACCCAATATTGCGCTATCCACCGCCTGTGCTGCCGGGGCTCATGCCATCGGTTTGGCCTACCGTTCCGTCCAATTGGGGGACGCGGACCTTATGGCTGCCGGGGGCACCGAAGCCGCAGTGACTATTTTGACGCTCACGGCCTTTTATCGCATGGGTGCTTTGGCCGTTGGTTATAATGATCGCCCCGAAGCCGCCAGTCGTCCTTTTGATATCAATCGCTGTGGTTTTGTCATGTCAGAAGGCGCCGGTATCCTGGTGTTGGAGGAACTGGAGCACGCCCTGGCCCGTAACGCCGATATCTATGCCGAGATCGTCGGGTTCGGCATGACTGGCGATGCCCATCACATTACCGATCCGGATAAGGAAGGGGCCAGGCGCTGCATCACTCTGGCCATGAAAGATGCCGGCGTTAAGCCCGAAGACATTGATTACGTCAACCCGCACGCCACGGCTACCCCGGTGGGCGACCGCAACGAGTCTCAGGCTTTAAAAGAAATTTTCGGCGACTTGGCCCCCAGCCTCAAGGTGAGCGCGACCAAGTCCATGACCGGCCATCTGCTGGGCGCGGCCGGCGCGGTGGAGGGCATTTTCTGCGCCTTGGCCATCAAGAACGGGATAGCGCCACCCACCATCAACCTGGACGACTTGGACCCGGCCTGTGCCGGCCTGGATTTCATCAGGGGCACGGCCCGGAAGGCGGATATCCGCTATGCCTTGTCCAATTCCTTTGGATTCGGGGGCACCAACGCGGCCTTAGTATTCAAACGCTTTGAAGGCTGAGAAGAAGCGGTCAGCTTTTAGAGGCGGACGCGGGGCCTAAGGCCTGGCGAAGCCCCTCTTTGGAAAAGGGAAACTTAGGAGGATTTCAAGCGCTTATAGCGCTTGCCATAAATTTATGCCGCTGGCTGATTTTTAAATCCCCCTAAATCCCCCTTTTTCAAAGGGGGACTTTATAAGTAATTCCTTATAGTTCTCCCCTTTACCAAATGGGGTTAGGGGGATTTGGGGTGTTAAAGTATCTCCTATTAAGGAAAAAACTTTTGGCAAACGCTATATAAAAATCCCCCTGGCCCCTATCAGCAAAGTGGGGCTGAAGCTGTTTTTTATGTCATCTTATTTCTAAAACAGCCCTGGACTTCCTCTCAGGAGTATTCTTGATGTATGACAGTAAATAAAGGCTGATCGCTGAAAGCTGATAGCTGACTGCTTATCCCCATGGCCACCCCACCCAAGCCCATCCGTATCGCCATTGTCCTGAACGGTCAGGAATTCCTCTGTCACACAGTCACCGTGCCGTTCTCCCTGGAAGGCTACCCGCCGGTGGAACTGGTCTTATATGCCGCCAAACCCCAAATCCAGCCGGGTTTGGAGGTGAAACTCCTGCCGGAATTGCATCCGGAACAGTTCGATCTCATCTTGGACGGCCAGTTGCTTATGGCCGGGAGGCACGATTTTTCTCCCGATCAAACGGATAACTTTGTTTCCGGTCCCCCGGCAGACTTCCTGCAAAGACTGGTCTGCCATCTTCAGGAGTTGCGTCAAAAGCAGGAAATCAACTCCGGCATCATCAACAGCGCCACCGACGCCATGGTCACCATCAACGAGGACCACATCATTGTGGGTTACAATCATGCCGCGGAGGAGATGTTCGGCTATACCCGGGAAGAAGCCCTGGGGCAGGATCTGCTATTGATTGTGCCTCCGCCCTACAAAAACTTACACCGGGGCTATCTTAAGCGCTATCTGGCCACCCGGGAAGCCCACGTGCTCGGCCGGCAAAGGCGTCTTAACGCCTTTCGGCGGGATGGACGAGAGTTCCCCTTGAGCATTTCCTTTTCCGTGGTCGAAATCCATGATAGCCTCTATTTTACCGCTATCATGCGGGATATTACCGAGTATGAAGCTCTGGAAGACCGGGTGCTCCAGACCGAGCGTCTGGCTGCGGTAGGCAATACCGTGGCCCATATTGCCCACGAAATCAAGAACCCGCTGCTCATCATCGGGGGGTTTGCCCGGCAGCTTCTCAGAGTCCCGGAATTTGACGACACCTCCCGCCACCAACTGTCCACCATCGCCGAAGAGGTGGTGCATCTGGAGGAGATGGTGGCGGCCATGCGGGATTTTGTCAGGCGGCCACCGGCCCAGAAGCGCCAGGGAGAGATTGCCGCGGCAATTGCCCAGGCCCTGGAGAAGTTCCAGGACTCTTTTCGGGAGCATAATATTCAAGTGCGCCAGGTGGTGGAAACGCCGCTTCCGGCCGCGTCCTTTGACCCCAAGCAGTTGCATCAGGTTCTGCTCAATCTGCTCAAGAATGCCCAGGAGGCCATGCCTCAAGGCGGCGAGATCACCATTGCCAGCCGGGTGCGGGGCGCCATGGTGGAAATCAGTATCGCCGACACCGGCGATGGCATGCCTCCCGAAGTGGTAGACAGTATTTTTCAGCCTTACTTCACCACCAAGGAAACGAGTACCGGGCTGGGACTGGCCATCTGCCAGAGTATCATCCAGGAGCACGGCGGCAGCATTTTCGCCGATAGTACGCCGGGCCGGGGCTCCACCTTTACTATCCAACTCCCCTTAACGGTTGACGCGGACGAACTTCCCCAGCGCCTTACCGAACCCGAGGATAGGCGATTTCGATGACTACCCCTGTCCAACCCATCCGCATCGCCATTGTCATAAACGGCCAGGATTTTCTCTGCAACCCGGTCAGCCTGCCCTTCTCTCTGGAAGGTTACCCCCCGGTGGATGTGGTCCTCTATGGCAGCAACCCCGAGGTCGTGGCCGGCCTGCCGGTAAACCGCTTGGCTGAGTTGCATCCGGACCAGTTTGATCTCATCCTGGACGCCCAGTTTTTGACCAACGGGCTCGACGATTTTGCGCCGGACAAACTGGATAATCTCATTACCGGTCCCGCGGTGCCTTTCCTAAAAGGGCTGGTCTGCCAACTCCACGAATTGCGCCAGAAACAGGAAATCAACTCCGGCATCATCAACAGCGCTACTGACGCCATTATCACCATCAATGAAGAACACGTGATCGTCGGTTTCAATCGCGGCGCGGAACTGATGTTCGGCTACACCCGGGCCGAAGCCCTGGGCCAGGACTTGACCCTCGTGATTCCGCCGCCTTATAAGGCGGAGCACCGGGCCTACGTGCGGCGTTATGTGGCCACCCGGGAGGCCCGGATGATCGGCAAACACGTGCGCCTTACCGCCCTGCGCCGGGATGGGCATGAATTCCCCATGAGCATCTCTTTTTCCGTAGCCGAGATTCGCGATAACCTCTATTTCACCGGCATCATTCGGGACATTACCGAATACAAGGAGATGGAGGAACGGGTGCTCCAGTCGGAACGCCTGGCCGCGGTGGGCAATACCGTGACTCATATAGCCCACGAAATCAAAAATCCACTGCTTATTATCGGGGGGTTCGCCCGGCAGCTTCTCAAAACCCCGAACCTGGACGATAAGTCCAACCGCAAACTGTCCATGATCGCCGAAGAAGTGAGCCATCTGGAGGAGATGGTGGCGGAAATGCGGGATTTTGTCCGCCGCCCCTCGGCCCAGAAGCAGTCAGGCCAGATCATGGACATCTTGCGCGAAGCCCTGGACCTGTTTCACGATACCTTTGAGGAACATCACATCACGGTGCATCAGGTTGAAGAAACGCCGTTGCCATCGCTGCCCTTCGACCCCAGACAGGTGCGTCAGGTGTTCCTGAATCTTTTGAAGAACGCGCTGGAGGCCATGCCCCAGGGGGGTGAAATTACCATCACCAGCCGAGTCCAGGACACCAAAGCCGAAATCAGCATCGCCGACACCGGCGAGGGCATGACTGCGGAAGTAGCCGAGAATATTTTTCAGCCTTACTTCACCACCAAGGAAAAGGGGACGGGCCTTGGATTGGCCATCTGCCAGAGCATTATCCAGGAGCACGGCGGCACCATCTCCGTGGCTAGCACCCCCGGCGGGGGAACCACCTTTATCATCCAACTGCCCGTGGATGATGCCGCCCTGGCCCAAGAGTAAGGTGAATATTGGCTTCCCTGACCGATAACCTGGCGCGCCGGACAGACGCATCTCCCTTGCTTGAGGTGCGTGACCTCACCGTCCAATTCAACACGGAGCGAGGCATAATCAGGGCCGTGGCTGGGGTGAGTTTTGACCTGGCCAATGGTGAAACCCTGGGCCTGGTGGGGGAATCGGGTTGCGGCAAAACCGTCACCGCGATGTCCATTCTGCGGCTCCTCCCCACACCCAGCGCTGAGGTGACCGGGCAGATTCGTTTTCAGGGTGAAAATCTGGCAACCTGCCCCGACAGCCGGATGCGCCAGATTCGGGGCAACCGCATTGCCATGGTCTTCCAGGAACCCATGACCGCGCTGAACCCGGTCTTGACCGTGGGCGAGCAGGTGGCCGAGGCGCTGCGCCTGCACCGGGGTTTATCCCATCAGACGGCCTGGCGGGAAGCAGGTGCCGCCCTGGCCCGGGTGGGCTTCCCCGATGCGAAAGCCCGTCTGGGCCAATATCCGCATCAACTCTCGGGAGGCTTGCGGCAGCGGGCGCTCATGGCCATGGCTTTAGCCTGCGACCCGGAACTCCTCATCGCCGATGAACCCACCACGGCCCTGGACGTGACCATTCAGGCCCAAATACTCGCCTTGCTGGCCAAGCTCAAGGCGGAGTTGGGGCTGGCGGTGCTGTTCATCACCCACAACCTGGGGATCGTGGCCCAGACCGCTGACCGGGTAGCGGTGATGTATGCGGGTCTTATCGTGGAACAGGCCCCAACTGCGGAACTCTTCGGCCACCCGGACCATCCCTACACCCGGGGGCTCCTGAATTCCGTGCCTCGCTTGGATTTCCGCCAGCCCGCCGGGGAAATCCTTTCGCCCATTCAGGGCCACTTGCCCGCTAAGCCGCCGTCCGGCTGCCTCTTCCGGGACCGCTGCCCCCTGGCCCATGGGCGCTGTCAGGCAGAACCGCCTTGGGTCGAAGTAAACCCCGGGCACGTGGTGCGGTGTTGGAATTTTTCGTAAGATGCGAAATTCAGTCATTTCACTCCCTCCTCTTCTAAAGGGGGTGCTTCGCTTTATACACCAAGAAGGACGCTATGCCTGAACTGCTGGAAGCCCACGAGCTGTGCCGCTATTTCCGCCTGGCCGGTACCTGGGGCAAAGGCCCGCTCCTCAAGGCAGTGGACCGCGTCAGCCTGAGCCTCTTTGCCGGCGAAACCCTGGGGCTGGTGGGGGAATCCGGCTGCGGCAAGTCCACTCTGGGCCGCCTGGCCCTGGCGTTGCTGCCCCCCACCAGTGGCAGCATCGTCTTCGCGGGGGAAGACCTGGCCCGGGTTTCCCATAAGCGCCTTAAGGAATTGCGCCGCGAGATCCAGATTATCTTTCAGGACCCCTATTCGTCCCTTAACCCCCGCATGACCGTGGGCCAGATACTTGAAGAGCCTTACATCATTCATAACCTGGGGACTCGCCGGGAACGCCGGGCCTGGGTGGCAGAGCTGTTGCGGGAAGTCGGGCTGACCGAAGAGGTTTTAGACCGCTATCCCCACGAATTTAGCGGCGGCCAGCGCCAGCGCCTGGGGATCGCCCGGGCTTTGGCCTTGAAGCCTCGGCTCATCGTGGCCGATGAGCCCGTATCCGCCCTAGACGTTTCTATCCAGGCCCAAATTCTCAATCTCCTGGCCGAGTTGCAGCAGCGCCACGGCCTCACGTATCTCTTCATCTCCCACGACTTGAGCGTCATCTCCCAGATCAGCAACCGGGTGGCGGTGATGTATGTGGGCCGCTTGATGGAGATGGCCTCCCGGGAGGTCATGGCCGCAGCCCGACTGCACCCCTACACCGAGGCGCTCCTCGCCGCGGTGCCCCGGCCCACCCCGGAGCGCACCTTCAACCCCCCGGCCCTCAAGGGCGAGCCGCCCAGCCCGGTGAATGTCCCATCGGGCTGCCCCTTCCACCCCCGCTGCCCCGAGGCCCAGTTCCCGATCTGTAAAGAGACGGTTCCCGACTTCCGGGAGACCGCGTCGGACCACTGGGTCGCGTGTCATTTTAGGTAAGGCAATCAAGCTGTCAGCCATTAACTTCAGCGAGAAAGTCAGGATGAGGAATTTATGAGGGTCATATTGGAATTATTGGCGGCTTTGTCTTCAGGGATATTTACCGGCGCGGCGTTTTATATTTATTTCGTCGAACATCCGGCGAGGTTGGAATGCGGCCCGGCACTGGGAGTACCCGAGTTTGCCGCCAGCTATAAGCGCGCCAAGATCATGCAGCCTTTGCTGGCATTTTTAGGGTTTTTCGGCGGCAGCGCCGCTTGGTTGACCGGCGCCGGCGTCTGGTGGCTCATCGGCGGGATCATTATGGGGTCGCTTTTTCCCTTTACCATCATCCTGATGTTGCCCATAAATAACGAGCTCAATAATCCATCCCTGGACAAGAATTCCCCCCTTGCAGTGGAACTTCTAAGCCGATGGGGGAATTTGCATCGGATCCGCGCGCTCGCGAGCTTGGTTGCATTTGTGCTCTTCTTGTTATTACTCAGATGGGCTTAACGAAGTTTGCGTGGTTTAGGTCATGCCGGTGAAATACTTGGTCATTTGCGCTTCGGCCTTCCTGGCCTCCGGTTTGACCCTGTTCTCCGGGTTCGGGCTGGGTACTTTGCTGCTGCCGGTCATGGTCCTGTTTTTTCCCATCGACCTGGCCATCGCCTTAACCGCGGTGGTCCACGCCCTGAACAATCTCTTCAAGTGCTGGCTCTTAGGCCGCTACGCGGACCGGCCGACAGTGTTCAAGTTCGGTATCCCCGCTATCCTCAGCGCCCTCGTGGGGGCTTGGGTGCTCTTGTACCTGTCGGACCTAGCACCGCTGCTCACTTACCAGATGTGGGGCCGAGAAGCCCACATCATGCCGGTGAAACTGGTGGTGGCGGTGCTGATGGTGGTCTTCGCCCTGGTGGAACTGGCGTCCTTTTTGCCGCGGTTCTCCCTGCCGCCCCGGTATCTTCCTCTGGGCGGCGTGTTGAGCGGATTTTTCGGTGGGCTCTCGGGACATCAGGGGGCGTTGCGCAGCGTCTTTCTCCTTAAGGCGGGTCTGAGCAAAGAAAGCTTCATCGCCACCGGAGTGGTGATCTCCCTCATGGTGGATATTCCCCGGATCGTCATGTACGGCTTAACCCTGCGGGGGCTGCACCTGGGAGGCGAACGCATTCTCTTGGCTGCCGCAATCCTGGCCGCCTTTGCCGGGGCCTGGCTCGGCAATCGCCTTATACCGAAAGTGACTCTGCGCCTGGTGCAGATCCTGGTGGCCGTCATGCTCCTGGCCATTGCTGCGGCCTTGGGAAGCGGCCTCATTTAGGGAAAGGATAGCGATGATCTGGAATGCCTTAAGGCGCGGTGAGCACCTGGAACCCCCGCCCTGGCTTTACGCCCGCATGGCGCGAGGTTCCCTGATGCGCCTGATCTACCGGCTTTTTGGCGGCGATCTGGTCGAGGCCTTGCCCAGGGGGAGCCGCCTTTTAGATGTAGGCACCGGCCCCGGCTATCTGCCGGGATATCTGGCCCTGGTGCGGCCGGACCTGGAAATTTGCGGTCTGGATTTTTCCTACGACATGATCCGCCGGGTTGAGCCCTGGCCAACCGCCCCGGCCCCTCGGGCGCCGGTTCGCTGGGTAGTGGCGGATGCCTGTCTCTTGCCTTTTCAGGGCAGGGTCTTTGACCACATTGTTGCGACCTTCAGTTTCCACATCTGGCCCTGCCCCGTGGCCGGGCTTCAGGAACTGCGGCGGGTCCTGGCGCCTGGGGGGCAGGCCTGGGTCTATGAGCTGCGGC
The DNA window shown above is from Desulfobaccales bacterium and carries:
- a CDS encoding sulfite exporter TauE/SafE family protein — its product is MPVKYLVICASAFLASGLTLFSGFGLGTLLLPVMVLFFPIDLAIALTAVVHALNNLFKCWLLGRYADRPTVFKFGIPAILSALVGAWVLLYLSDLAPLLTYQMWGREAHIMPVKLVVAVLMVVFALVELASFLPRFSLPPRYLPLGGVLSGFFGGLSGHQGALRSVFLLKAGLSKESFIATGVVISLMVDIPRIVMYGLTLRGLHLGGERILLAAAILAAFAGAWLGNRLIPKVTLRLVQILVAVMLLAIAAALGSGLI
- a CDS encoding DUF1772 domain-containing protein, which gives rise to MRVILELLAALSSGIFTGAAFYIYFVEHPARLECGPALGVPEFAASYKRAKIMQPLLAFLGFFGGSAAWLTGAGVWWLIGGIIMGSLFPFTIILMLPINNELNNPSLDKNSPLAVELLSRWGNLHRIRALASLVAFVLFLLLLRWA
- a CDS encoding class I SAM-dependent methyltransferase encodes the protein MIWNALRRGEHLEPPPWLYARMARGSLMRLIYRLFGGDLVEALPRGSRLLDVGTGPGYLPGYLALVRPDLEICGLDFSYDMIRRVEPWPTAPAPRAPVRWVVADACLLPFQGRVFDHIVATFSFHIWPCPVAGLQELRRVLAPGGQAWVYELRREASIHDLHAFARETNLPFPLVYLGFKIVSRHHAVPAPEFAQALKQAAGERGTLRPVHHIFWRAELAG
- a CDS encoding oligopeptide/dipeptide ABC transporter ATP-binding protein is translated as MPELLEAHELCRYFRLAGTWGKGPLLKAVDRVSLSLFAGETLGLVGESGCGKSTLGRLALALLPPTSGSIVFAGEDLARVSHKRLKELRREIQIIFQDPYSSLNPRMTVGQILEEPYIIHNLGTRRERRAWVAELLREVGLTEEVLDRYPHEFSGGQRQRLGIARALALKPRLIVADEPVSALDVSIQAQILNLLAELQQRHGLTYLFISHDLSVISQISNRVAVMYVGRLMEMASREVMAAARLHPYTEALLAAVPRPTPERTFNPPALKGEPPSPVNVPSGCPFHPRCPEAQFPICKETVPDFRETASDHWVACHFR
- a CDS encoding ABC transporter ATP-binding protein, coding for MASLTDNLARRTDASPLLEVRDLTVQFNTERGIIRAVAGVSFDLANGETLGLVGESGCGKTVTAMSILRLLPTPSAEVTGQIRFQGENLATCPDSRMRQIRGNRIAMVFQEPMTALNPVLTVGEQVAEALRLHRGLSHQTAWREAGAALARVGFPDAKARLGQYPHQLSGGLRQRALMAMALACDPELLIADEPTTALDVTIQAQILALLAKLKAELGLAVLFITHNLGIVAQTADRVAVMYAGLIVEQAPTAELFGHPDHPYTRGLLNSVPRLDFRQPAGEILSPIQGHLPAKPPSGCLFRDRCPLAHGRCQAEPPWVEVNPGHVVRCWNFS
- a CDS encoding ATP-binding protein, with translation MTTPVQPIRIAIVINGQDFLCNPVSLPFSLEGYPPVDVVLYGSNPEVVAGLPVNRLAELHPDQFDLILDAQFLTNGLDDFAPDKLDNLITGPAVPFLKGLVCQLHELRQKQEINSGIINSATDAIITINEEHVIVGFNRGAELMFGYTRAEALGQDLTLVIPPPYKAEHRAYVRRYVATREARMIGKHVRLTALRRDGHEFPMSISFSVAEIRDNLYFTGIIRDITEYKEMEERVLQSERLAAVGNTVTHIAHEIKNPLLIIGGFARQLLKTPNLDDKSNRKLSMIAEEVSHLEEMVAEMRDFVRRPSAQKQSGQIMDILREALDLFHDTFEEHHITVHQVEETPLPSLPFDPRQVRQVFLNLLKNALEAMPQGGEITITSRVQDTKAEISIADTGEGMTAEVAENIFQPYFTTKEKGTGLGLAICQSIIQEHGGTISVASTPGGGTTFIIQLPVDDAALAQE